Genomic DNA from Bosea sp. (in: a-proteobacteria):
GCCGCCTCGCGCTTTCCGCTGAACTGGGAAGGGTCCGACGCCATCGCGCGCGGTCCCGTCATCGGCGCCACGTCCAACCCGTCGGACCGCAACGTGATCGGGGCCTATGGCGGCGCCTATTCGCTTTACCGCGCCCTCGCCATTTCGGCCCGCGCCATGAATCCTTCGGCCCGGCCTGACCTCACCAACACCTATCCGACCGCCGAGATTGGTCCCTATCCCCAATGGTCGATGCCGGGCAAGATCGTGTCTCTCGATCCGTGGGGCCACCGCGTCGCGCGCGACTTCCAGACGCTGATCGCGGAGGGTGTCGACATCCGCCCCACCATTGCCGTCACCAGGGCAAGGCTCAACCTGCCCGAGATCATCGCCGCGATGGCGGCCCATCGCCTCGCCCCGGATGGGCGCATCCTCCATGCCAATGGCGACATCTCCGTCACCAAGATCGCGGTCGATTCCGTCTGGTGGCTGCCGGGAATCGCGGAGCGCTTCGGCTCCACCGAGAACGAGCTGCGCCGCACCCTTTTCGAGCAGACCGGCGGCATGTTCACCGAGCTCGTCACGCGGCCGGACATGAAGGTGTTCCTGCCGCCCATCGGCTCGATGACGGCTTATGTGATCGGCGAGGTGGCCGATCTCGCCAACCCGAAGAAGCGCATCGCCTGCCGCGTGCATGACGAATGCAACGGCTCCGACGTGTTCGGTTCCGACATCTGCACCTGCCGGCCCTACCTCACGCATGGCATCGAGGAGGCCACGATCGAGGCGCAACGTGGCGGAGTCGGCCTCATCGTCTACAACCGCAAGGAGGGCCGGGCGCTGGGCGAGGTCACCAAGTTCCTCGTCTACAACGCGCGCAAGCGCCAGGAGGGCGGGGACTCGGCCGCCACCTATTTCGAGCGCACCGAATGCGTGGCCGGCGTGCAGGATGCGCGCTTCCAGCAGCTCATGCCCGATATACTGCACTGGCTGGGCGTGACGCGGATCGACCGGCTCATGTCGATGTCGAACATGAAGTATGACGCCATGGTCGCCTCGGGCATCGAGATTGGCGAAAGGGTGCCGATCCCGCCCGAGATGATCCCGCCTGATGCCTCGGTGGAGATGGAGGCGAAGAAGGCCGCCGGCTACTATGCGCCCGATGGCACGCCCGGCGACAATGCGCTCAAGGCCACTGTCGGCCGCGCCCTCGACAAGTTCTGATCCATGTCGCCCGTGTTGAACGCCCGGGGCATGGCCCAGCGCATGATGAACGTGTCCGCGGTCAGCATCAGCGCCGACATGATGCTGGCCGCCGCCCGCGCCGACGCCCTCTCCGCGATTGCGCTCGACGAGACGAGGATCGATGCCGTCGTCGACTACGTCATCGAGACGACGCGCCTCAACTATCCCACGCTCGATATCCCGTTCCATGCGCGCTGGCGCCATTTCCGGGCCGGCGGACGGGACCTGTGGGCCGAGCTCGACGCGGCCACGCCCTGGGCCACCCGGACCGAGCGGGTCAAGGCGGCCTATGATCTCGTGATCGTGTCGGTGCTGCTCGATGCAGGCGCAGGCATGGGCTGGCGCTTCGTCGAGCCCATCACGGGCGTCGAAGCGTCGAAGTCCGAGGGGCTGGGGCTCGCTTCCTTCACGATGTTCCGCGAGGGCCTGTTCTCCGCCGATCCGGCCAGGCCAATGCGCGTCGACGCCGGGCGTCTGCAGACGATCAGCATCGGCGATCTCCGGAGCGGCTTCCAGGTCAGCG
This window encodes:
- a CDS encoding GTP cyclohydrolase II produces the protein MTANRSTHIRLTSHPEPGTAASRFPLNWEGSDAIARGPVIGATSNPSDRNVIGAYGGAYSLYRALAISARAMNPSARPDLTNTYPTAEIGPYPQWSMPGKIVSLDPWGHRVARDFQTLIAEGVDIRPTIAVTRARLNLPEIIAAMAAHRLAPDGRILHANGDISVTKIAVDSVWWLPGIAERFGSTENELRRTLFEQTGGMFTELVTRPDMKVFLPPIGSMTAYVIGEVADLANPKKRIACRVHDECNGSDVFGSDICTCRPYLTHGIEEATIEAQRGGVGLIVYNRKEGRALGEVTKFLVYNARKRQEGGDSAATYFERTECVAGVQDARFQQLMPDILHWLGVTRIDRLMSMSNMKYDAMVASGIEIGERVPIPPEMIPPDASVEMEAKKAAGYYAPDGTPGDNALKATVGRALDKF